One stretch of Pontiella desulfatans DNA includes these proteins:
- a CDS encoding arylsulfatase — MKTTWALLITLGMGCPGGLFAEEAVSEPGADKPNIIFILADDLGYGEVGCYGQEKIKTAGLDRMAAEGLRFTDHYSGYATCTMSRKALMTGRHVGHLPHGTTIPGLTVGHMLQRAGYRTAMIGKWGMTGHPGHPDSPHVNGFDHVFTYHDQGQAHFYYIEFLWRNLEKVHYPMNKNLFDKEWFIKDDHKGVYSHDEFTKEALGFITENKDRPFFLYLPYTIPHAELTVPEDSLQEYAQLGWPETAKEVGGGGSRNPGYGSQYIKGYCGVKNPNATYAAMVTRMDRDIGRILDLLDTLDLSENTLVVFGSDNGASDEGGQSMEFLKSSGALRDGKRSIYEGGTRTPFIVRWTGAIQPGQVTDHMSNFCDFMATACELAGVEAPSHIDSVSYLPTLLGKPEKQKKKPCIYYSWRGHAVRVGDWKLILKGHSVELYNLADDIGETNNLADKMPDKVAELAASLVAASPTAKKHWGKRPVKH; from the coding sequence GAGCCGGGTGCAGATAAACCCAATATCATCTTTATTCTGGCAGACGATCTCGGCTATGGCGAAGTTGGTTGTTATGGCCAGGAGAAGATCAAGACCGCGGGTCTTGATCGAATGGCAGCCGAGGGGCTGCGGTTTACGGATCACTATTCGGGCTATGCCACCTGTACGATGTCGCGTAAGGCGCTGATGACCGGGCGCCATGTGGGTCATCTTCCGCATGGCACTACCATTCCCGGTCTCACCGTGGGGCACATGCTGCAAAGAGCTGGATACCGCACGGCTATGATAGGGAAGTGGGGCATGACTGGGCATCCCGGCCACCCGGACAGTCCCCATGTGAACGGCTTTGATCATGTTTTTACCTATCACGATCAGGGGCAGGCTCATTTTTACTATATTGAATTTCTTTGGCGAAATCTGGAAAAGGTTCATTACCCCATGAATAAAAACCTCTTCGATAAAGAGTGGTTTATCAAAGATGATCATAAGGGCGTGTACAGTCATGATGAATTTACCAAAGAAGCGCTCGGGTTTATCACAGAAAATAAGGACAGGCCTTTTTTCCTTTATTTGCCCTATACCATTCCGCATGCCGAGTTGACCGTACCCGAGGACTCGCTTCAGGAGTATGCTCAACTGGGATGGCCGGAAACCGCGAAAGAAGTAGGAGGGGGCGGGTCTCGAAATCCAGGTTACGGCAGCCAGTACATTAAAGGCTATTGTGGTGTCAAAAACCCCAATGCGACGTATGCGGCTATGGTGACACGAATGGATCGCGACATTGGGCGCATTCTGGATCTATTGGATACACTGGATCTCAGTGAGAACACCCTGGTGGTATTCGGCAGTGATAATGGAGCTTCTGATGAAGGCGGACAAAGTATGGAGTTCCTCAAAAGCTCCGGAGCCTTGCGGGACGGTAAACGCAGCATCTATGAAGGAGGGACACGTACTCCCTTTATTGTCCGTTGGACTGGAGCCATTCAACCCGGACAAGTCACAGATCACATGAGTAATTTTTGTGATTTCATGGCGACCGCCTGTGAACTGGCCGGGGTCGAAGCTCCGAGCCATATTGATAGTGTCAGTTACCTGCCAACCCTTTTGGGAAAACCGGAAAAACAAAAAAAGAAACCCTGCATCTACTATAGCTGGCGTGGACATGCCGTGCGCGTGGGGGACTGGAAACTGATTCTGAAGGGTCATTCGGTCGAGCTTTACAATCTGGCCGACGATATCGGAGAAACCAATAATCTTGCAGATAAAATGCCCGATAAGGTCGCGGAATTAGCTGCATCATTGGTTGCCGCAAGTCCGACTGCAAAAAAACACTGGGGTAAACGCCCGGTAAAGCACTAG